A DNA window from Impatiens glandulifera chromosome 7, dImpGla2.1, whole genome shotgun sequence contains the following coding sequences:
- the LOC124945961 gene encoding organic cation/carnitine transporter 4-like, which translates to MSTSTAIGESDSKAPLISPASAHKSDIEKLSMDDMLRKYCGEFGRWQFRHFVLTSLAWALEAFHTMVMIFADREPEWRCVGGGCGDVCGVEVGNWEWIGGIGRSTVAEWGLICGEKYKVGVVQSLFFAGCMIGAGTFGHLSDSILGRKGALTIVTILNALFGCLTAITPNLWTYAFLRFLTGISTGGVGLCAFVLATEPVGLSKRGLVGMSTFYFFSTGIAILSGIAYSFPSWRILYIATSLPSLFYLLFVLPFVSESPRWYLIRGKLDLAMNVMKDIAKSNEKHLPDDVVLTVDVEDVSNNNVVTTGSLMDVIRTPMTRVRLLLSITINFLCSIVYYGLSLNVVNLGTNLYLNVFLNAIAEMPAFLITALLLDKYGRKPLAIGTLWFSGLFCLLGSLIGVGHGGGLKTLRMVCGILGIFGMAGTYNLLFIYTVELFPTVVRNAALGCASQATQMGAILTPFVVVMGGWIPFALFGVCGVLGGFLAFCLPETLNRPLYDTMAGMKQGEEDVEKIVVV; encoded by the exons ATGTCAACCTCGACAGCGATCGGTGAATCAGACTCTAAGGCACCGCTTATATCTCCGGCCTCCGCCCATAAATCTGATATCGAAAAACTATCTATGGACGATATGCTACGTAAGTACTGCGGCGAGTTCGGTCGATGGCAATTCCGTCACTTCGTATTGACAAGTCTTGCTTGGGCTTTAGAAGCTTTTCATACTATGGTCATGATTTTCGCCGATCGCGAGCCCGAGTGGCGGTGTGTTGGAGGCGGTTGTGGCGACGTGTGTGGGGTGGAAGTCGGGAATTGGGAGTGGATAGGAGGAATTGGAAGATCGACGGTGGCGGAGTGGGGATTGATTTGCGGTGAAAAGTATAAAGTTGGGGTGGTGCAATCTTTGTTCTTCGCCGGATGTATGATTG GTGCCGGAACATTCGGTCACTTATCAGATTCCATCTTAGGAAGAAAAGGCGCACTTACAATAGTCACAATTCTTAACGCCCTGTTTGGTTGTCTCACCGCCATCACTCCAAACCTCTGGACTTACGCTTTCCTCCGGTTCCTCACCGGAATCAGCACCGGCGGTGTCGGCCTATGTGCATTCGTCCTCGCCACCGAACCCGTAGGACTATCCAAACGAGGCCTAGTCGGAATGTCAACTTTCTACTTCTTCTCCACCGGAATCGCCATTCTTTCCGGCATAGCTTATTCATTCCCATCTTGGAGAATTCTCTACATCGCCACTTCCCTCCCTTCTCTGTTCTATCTATTATTTGTTCTTCCTTTTGTATCTGAATCTCCCCGTTGGTATTTAATCAGAGGAAAGCTAGATCTGGCAATGAATGTCATGAAAGATATCGCGAAATCAAACGAAAAACACCTCCCGGATGACGTTGTTTTAACTGTTGATGTTGAAGATGTATCGAACAATAACGTTGTCACGACAGGATCTCTAATGGATGTTATACGTACGCCAATGACACGGGTCAGGTTACTTCTCTCAATCACGATTAATTTCCTGTGTTCCATTGTCTACTACGGCCTGAGTTTAAACGTAGTAAATCTCGGTACAAATCTATACTTAAACGTATTCCTAAACGCAATCGCGGAAATGCCAGCGTTTCTAATAACCGCGTTATTATTAGACAAATATGGACGGAAACCGTTAGCGATTGGGACATTATGGTTTAGcggtttgttttgtttgttggGGAGCTTGATCGGAGTTGGGCACGGCGGTGGATTGAAAACGCTGAGAATGGTTTGTGGGATATTGGGTATTTTTGGGATGGCGGGAACTTATAATTTGCTTTTTATATATACGGTGGAGTTATTTCCGACGGTGGTTAGAAACGCAGCGTTGGGATGTGCTTCTCAGGCGACTCAGATGGGAGCGATTTTAACGCCGTTTGTGGTGGTGATGGGTGGGTGGATTCCGTTTGCGTTGTTTGGCGTTTGTGGCGTTTTGGGTGGATTTCTTGCGTTTTGTTTGCCGGAGACTTTGAACCGGCCGTTGTATGATACTATGGCCGGAATGAAACAAGGGGAAGAAGATGTCGAGAAGATAGTtgttgtataa